One Pirellulales bacterium DNA window includes the following coding sequences:
- a CDS encoding AMP-binding protein, with protein sequence MYKPKPMPEPMILPREFVRMCRRNMRRPKIADTTGVDMNGGSLLMRTLIFRRLLLREVLGPDEQFVGLLVPPSAGAVLANIAVPLCGRVPVNLNYTVSSEVMNSCIRQANIKHVLTSRKVLERFNLQIDSELVYLEDFRQMVTTTDKVVAAFQAFACPLGLLEKTLGLDKIKDDDLLTVIFTSGSTGEPKGVMLTQRNVASNVECVDYLLQLRPEDCVAGILPFFHSTGFTTTLWTALALDPKGAYHTSPLEARQVGEMCRKNHVTILVSAPTFLRNYLRRCQPEDFASVEMVLTGAEKLPIELSEAFEKKFGVRPGEGYGTTELSPIVAFHVPKSRATKPEQRGWPEGTVGMPIPDVHVKVVDPESGKELNPGQEGVLWFKGPNVMKGYLNRPDLTAKVIKDGWYNSGDVGRVTPEGCIQITGRQSRFSKIGGEMVPHIKVEETLQAVTAADPDEVKFAVTGVPDPSRGERLVVLYTDLPMSPEEVCRGLAAAGLPNIWIPSPASFCHVDAIPVLGTGKLDLRGLKELALERFGERGEAAGARS encoded by the coding sequence GTGTATAAGCCAAAGCCCATGCCCGAGCCGATGATCTTGCCGCGCGAATTCGTTCGCATGTGCCGGCGCAACATGCGTCGTCCGAAAATTGCCGATACGACCGGCGTCGACATGAACGGCGGCAGCCTGCTGATGCGGACGTTGATTTTCCGCCGGCTGTTGCTGCGGGAAGTGCTCGGACCTGACGAACAGTTCGTCGGCTTGCTTGTCCCACCGTCGGCCGGCGCCGTGTTGGCCAACATCGCTGTACCGCTGTGCGGGCGCGTGCCGGTGAATCTAAATTACACGGTGTCCTCCGAAGTGATGAACTCGTGCATTCGCCAGGCGAACATCAAGCACGTGTTGACCAGCCGCAAAGTGCTCGAACGCTTCAACTTGCAGATCGACTCCGAATTGGTGTACCTGGAAGACTTCCGCCAGATGGTGACCACGACCGATAAGGTGGTAGCAGCCTTCCAGGCCTTCGCCTGTCCGCTGGGTTTGCTCGAAAAGACCTTGGGCCTCGACAAAATCAAAGACGACGACCTGCTGACCGTTATTTTCACGTCGGGTTCGACCGGCGAACCAAAGGGCGTGATGCTCACGCAGCGTAACGTGGCGTCGAACGTTGAGTGCGTCGATTATTTGTTACAGCTGCGGCCGGAAGATTGTGTTGCCGGGATTCTACCCTTCTTTCATTCCACCGGCTTCACCACCACGCTCTGGACGGCGCTGGCGCTCGATCCCAAGGGTGCCTATCACACTAGCCCGTTGGAAGCACGGCAGGTGGGCGAGATGTGCCGCAAGAATCACGTCACGATTCTTGTTTCCGCTCCCACGTTCTTGCGCAATTATCTGAGACGCTGCCAACCCGAAGATTTTGCCTCGGTCGAGATGGTGCTGACCGGCGCCGAGAAGTTGCCGATCGAGCTTTCCGAAGCGTTCGAAAAGAAGTTCGGCGTGCGGCCAGGCGAAGGGTACGGCACTACGGAATTGTCGCCGATCGTGGCCTTTCACGTACCGAAGTCACGCGCCACGAAGCCCGAACAGCGCGGCTGGCCCGAAGGGACCGTCGGCATGCCGATCCCCGATGTCCACGTAAAGGTGGTCGATCCGGAATCCGGAAAGGAACTCAACCCAGGGCAAGAGGGAGTGCTGTGGTTCAAGGGCCCGAACGTGATGAAGGGCTACCTGAACCGGCCCGACCTGACGGCCAAGGTGATCAAGGATGGTTGGTACAATTCGGGCGATGTCGGACGGGTGACGCCCGAAGGATGCATTCAGATCACCGGGCGGCAAAGCCGTTTCTCGAAGATTGGCGGCGAGATGGTACCGCACATCAAAGTCGAAGAGACGCTGCAAGCCGTCACCGCGGCCGATCCCGACGAGGTTAAATTCGCGGTCACGGGCGTGCCTGATCCATCTCGCGGCGAACGGTTGGTAGTGCTTTATACCGATCTGCCAATGTCGCCCGAGGAAGTCTGCCGGGGATTGGCAGCCGCGGGATTACCGAATATCTGGATCCCGTCGCCGGCCAGCTTTTGTCACGTCGACGCGATTCCCGTTTTGGGCACAGGCAAGCTCGATTTGCGTGGCTTAAAGGAGTTGGCTTTGGAACGCTTCGGGGAGCGCGGCGAAGCAGCCGGGGCACGATCGTAA
- a CDS encoding SMP-30/gluconolactonase/LRE family protein, with the protein MRSTYTRLFVTAFSLVTTSLVSTTARAAEPSLVAAGGETKKLAGGFLFTEGPASDREGNVFFSDIPRSRIMCWSTDGVLSTFRENSGGSNGLCFDKQGNLLACEGGARRLTSTAPDGKVTVLVDNYEGKKFNSPNDLWIDPQGGVYFSDPRYGGMDGLELPGFYVFYLAPDHKQLTRVIDDMVKPNGLVGSADGKHLYVTDAGGGKTYVYAIKPDGSLADKRLFAEQGSDGMARDEQGNIYLTDRGITVYNAAGKKIETIAIPEGPANLKFGGPDKKTLFVTARTSLYAVPMNVKGQ; encoded by the coding sequence ATGCGATCGACGTATACGCGTCTCTTTGTAACCGCGTTTTCATTAGTCACTACTTCCTTGGTTTCCACGACCGCTCGCGCGGCCGAGCCGAGCCTTGTCGCAGCCGGTGGCGAGACCAAGAAGCTCGCTGGCGGCTTCCTCTTTACTGAGGGGCCTGCTTCGGACCGTGAAGGAAATGTCTTTTTCTCCGACATACCCAGAAGCCGCATCATGTGCTGGTCGACCGATGGAGTGCTTTCGACGTTTCGCGAGAACTCCGGCGGCTCGAACGGCCTGTGCTTCGACAAGCAGGGGAATCTGCTGGCCTGTGAAGGGGGCGCCCGACGCCTTACCTCGACCGCTCCCGATGGCAAGGTGACGGTGCTCGTCGACAACTATGAGGGCAAGAAATTCAACAGCCCGAACGATCTGTGGATCGATCCGCAAGGGGGCGTTTACTTCAGCGATCCGCGCTATGGAGGCATGGACGGCCTGGAGCTGCCCGGCTTCTACGTCTTTTATCTGGCGCCGGATCACAAGCAGCTGACGCGCGTCATCGACGATATGGTAAAGCCCAACGGCCTGGTCGGCAGCGCCGACGGCAAGCATCTCTACGTGACTGACGCCGGAGGGGGCAAGACCTACGTCTATGCGATCAAGCCTGACGGCTCGCTCGCCGATAAAAGGCTATTCGCCGAACAAGGCTCGGACGGCATGGCACGTGACGAACAGGGCAACATCTATCTCACCGATCGCGGCATCACGGTCTACAACGCCGCAGGGAAAAAGATCGAAACCATTGCAATCCCCGAAGGACCGGCCAATCTAAAATTCGGGGGCCCGGACAAGAAAACCCTCTTCGTCACGGCGCGCACCTCGCTGTATGCCGTGCCGATGAACGTGAAGGGGCAGTGA
- a CDS encoding FAD:protein FMN transferase — MGAAPHRLIAADNSRLARYEFTQVEMGMQFKVLLYSDGDKAANQAAAAAFQRIHELNGIMSDYDPASELSRLSDTAGSGQSVKVGPDLWKVLSRAQALAEQSAGAFDITVGAYVKLWRRARRAKEMPAADRLAEARTTVGYKFLRLDAEAQTVELLRPGMRLDLGGIAVGYAIDEALIVLARQGITRALIDGSGDIVVGDPPPGEAGWRIGVAPLEAKDGPPTRFLTLHNCAVTTSGDAWQFVELDGKRYSHILDPHTGLGLTDRSLVIVVAHDGISADSLTKAVAVLGPGRGLTFLDKYPNAAALVVRQVDGQTKVEETPNFKDFEAKP; from the coding sequence GTGGGTGCTGCGCCGCACCGGCTCATCGCCGCCGACAATTCTCGACTTGCGCGCTACGAATTCACCCAGGTCGAGATGGGCATGCAATTCAAGGTGCTATTGTATTCCGACGGGGACAAGGCCGCAAATCAGGCTGCGGCGGCCGCATTTCAGCGGATTCACGAGCTCAATGGCATCATGAGCGATTACGACCCGGCGAGCGAGTTATCGCGCCTCAGCGATACCGCTGGCAGCGGCCAGTCCGTGAAGGTCGGGCCCGATTTATGGAAGGTGCTATCCCGCGCCCAGGCCCTGGCCGAACAATCGGCCGGCGCCTTCGACATCACGGTAGGTGCCTATGTAAAGCTGTGGCGGCGCGCCCGCCGTGCCAAAGAGATGCCGGCGGCGGATCGCCTGGCCGAAGCGCGCACGACCGTCGGCTACAAATTTCTGCGGCTGGACGCAGAGGCACAGACCGTTGAACTGCTGCGTCCCGGCATGCGGCTCGACCTGGGCGGGATCGCCGTCGGCTATGCCATCGATGAAGCTTTGATCGTGCTCGCCCGGCAAGGTATTACCCGGGCATTGATCGACGGCAGCGGCGACATCGTCGTGGGCGATCCGCCACCAGGAGAAGCAGGCTGGCGCATCGGCGTTGCTCCGCTGGAAGCCAAGGATGGCCCACCCACCCGCTTTCTCACGTTGCACAACTGCGCGGTGACGACTTCCGGTGATGCCTGGCAATTTGTCGAGCTCGACGGCAAACGCTATTCGCACATCCTCGATCCACACACCGGGTTGGGGCTGACTGACCGTAGCCTCGTGATCGTCGTCGCGCACGATGGAATCTCGGCAGACAGCCTGACCAAAGCAGTGGCCGTCTTGGGACCAGGGCGCGGCCTGACGTTTCTCGACAAATACCCAAACGCCGCGGCACTCGTCGTGCGTCAGGTCGACGGCCAAACCAAAGTCGAAGAGACGCCCAACTTCAAAGATTTCGAAGCGAAGCCCTAG
- a CDS encoding CPBP family intramembrane glutamic endopeptidase, producing MIWLLILLAASPFAAKVIGLAWFAHNYVAQSSYKIFQVGGPVWWRRSVEGRRGLASLWPIDEPWPRPMTWGLAVCLAALSVGAAAFCIPWLAAQLNLDVTRLRQDIDARFHITPWRAVAVVVFLTAINSGLEELHFRVWLDRELSKRLGNVAGIVVSAAAFAAMHLFIFAAMPGVAGLAYGLLFVALALIAVVWSLLARRPGGIHAAWLSHALTDAGLLTWGLFWLGYF from the coding sequence ATGATCTGGTTGTTGATACTGCTGGCGGCATCTCCCTTTGCCGCCAAGGTCATAGGGCTCGCCTGGTTTGCGCACAACTACGTGGCGCAGTCGAGCTACAAGATTTTCCAGGTCGGCGGACCTGTCTGGTGGCGACGTTCGGTCGAAGGTCGACGTGGGCTGGCGTCGTTGTGGCCGATCGACGAACCGTGGCCCCGACCCATGACCTGGGGGCTGGCGGTTTGCCTTGCGGCGCTATCGGTGGGTGCGGCGGCGTTTTGCATTCCTTGGCTCGCGGCACAGTTGAATCTGGACGTGACCAGGCTGCGGCAAGATATCGACGCGCGATTTCACATAACACCCTGGCGTGCGGTGGCCGTCGTGGTGTTCCTGACGGCGATCAACTCCGGACTTGAGGAGCTTCACTTTCGGGTCTGGCTCGACCGCGAACTGTCGAAACGTCTCGGCAACGTCGCGGGCATTGTCGTCAGCGCGGCGGCGTTTGCCGCCATGCACCTGTTCATCTTTGCCGCCATGCCGGGCGTCGCCGGGTTGGCATACGGACTGCTGTTTGTGGCTCTAGCGCTAATCGCGGTCGTGTGGAGCTTGTTGGCGCGGCGGCCGGGCGGAATCCATGCCGCCTGGCTGTCGCACGCCTTGACCGATGCCGGCCTGCTCACGTGGGGCTTGTTTTGGCTGGGGTATTTTTGA
- a CDS encoding SUMF1/EgtB/PvdO family nonheme iron enzyme gives MMKMLWQVLARRHFVFCLAGCVCLVAMGGARTILLAEDSTATATTDPAAVAHDEASMKPYTQVVSGTPVKFDLVPIKGGKFLMGSPVGEAGRKEDEGPQHEVEIAPFWMGKCEVTWGEYEIFMFSLDIQRRKVESGTATEFDKLADAVTRPTKPYTDMTFGMGKEGFPAICMTQLAAKTYCEWLSAKTGHYYRLPTEAEWEYACRAGTTTVYSFGDDADQLGDYAWYYDNANEAYHPVGKKKPNPWGLHDMHGNVAEWCVDQYVPDFYAKSAGTLAANPLAVASRVEPRSVRGGSWDDDPTALRSATRRASTKEWKQQDPQIPQSIWYYTDALFLGFRVVRPLVEPPAAEKVKYAPDASQK, from the coding sequence ATGATGAAGATGCTTTGGCAAGTCCTCGCTCGGCGACATTTCGTGTTTTGTCTGGCCGGTTGTGTATGTCTGGTAGCCATGGGCGGCGCGCGAACGATACTCTTGGCCGAGGATTCGACAGCGACTGCCACGACGGATCCCGCGGCCGTGGCCCACGACGAAGCCAGTATGAAGCCGTACACCCAGGTCGTTTCGGGCACGCCCGTCAAGTTCGACCTGGTGCCGATCAAAGGGGGCAAGTTTCTGATGGGAAGCCCCGTCGGCGAGGCCGGCCGCAAGGAGGACGAAGGTCCGCAGCACGAGGTCGAGATCGCGCCATTTTGGATGGGTAAGTGCGAGGTGACCTGGGGCGAGTACGAGATCTTCATGTTCAGCCTCGATATCCAACGGCGCAAGGTTGAAAGCGGCACCGCTACGGAATTCGATAAGCTGGCTGATGCGGTCACCCGCCCCACGAAGCCCTATACCGATATGACCTTTGGCATGGGCAAAGAAGGTTTTCCGGCGATCTGCATGACGCAATTGGCCGCCAAGACCTATTGCGAATGGCTGTCCGCTAAGACGGGGCATTACTACCGCCTGCCGACCGAGGCAGAATGGGAATATGCCTGCCGAGCCGGCACGACAACCGTTTATTCGTTCGGTGATGACGCCGATCAGCTGGGAGATTACGCCTGGTACTACGACAACGCCAACGAAGCCTATCACCCGGTTGGCAAGAAGAAACCCAATCCCTGGGGTCTGCACGACATGCACGGCAACGTGGCCGAGTGGTGCGTCGACCAATACGTGCCGGATTTCTACGCCAAGTCTGCGGGGACCTTGGCAGCTAATCCGCTGGCCGTGGCATCGCGTGTGGAACCGCGCAGCGTCCGCGGCGGATCGTGGGATGACGACCCAACGGCACTGCGTAGCGCCACGCGACGCGCGTCGACCAAGGAATGGAAGCAGCAAGATCCGCAGATTCCGCAGAGCATTTGGTATTATACTGACGCCTTGTTCCTGGGATTCCGCGTCGTGCGTCCGCTGGTCGAGCCGCCGGCAGCCGAGAAAGTCAAATACGCCCCAGACGCTTCCCAGAAATAA